In Parus major isolate Abel chromosome 19, Parus_major1.1, whole genome shotgun sequence, a genomic segment contains:
- the TRPV1 gene encoding transient receptor potential cation channel subfamily V member 1: MSSILGKMKKFGSFDMEESEVTDEHVDGEDSVQETPDNPQGPLSTKVQPPKSNIFARRGRFVMGDSDKDMAPMDSFCQMDHLMAPSVIKFHVNLERGKLHKLLSTDSITGCSEKAFKFYDRRRIFDAVAQGNTKDLSDLLLYLNRTFKHLTDEEFKEPETGKTCLLKAMLNLHDGKNDTIPLLLDIARKTGTLKEFVNAEYTDNYYKGQTALHIAIERRNMYLVKLLVQNGADVHARACGEFFRKIKGKSGFYFGELPLSLAACTNQLCIVKFLLENPYQAANITAEDSMGNMVLHTLVEIADNTKDNTKFVTKMYNNILILGAKINPILKLEELTNKKGLTPLTLAAKTGKIGIFAYILRREIKDPECRHLSRKFTEWAYGPVHSSLYDLSCIDTCEKNSVLEILAYSSETPNRHEMLLVEPLNRLLQDKWDRFVKHLFYFNFFVYTMHITILTAAAYYRPVQKNEKPPFTFGYSTGEYFRVAGEILSVLGGLYFFLRGIQYFVQRRPSLRTLIVDGYSEVLFFVHSLLLLSSVVLYFCGQELYVASMVFSLALGWANMLYYTRGFQQMGIYSVMIAKMILRDLCRFMFVYLVFLLGFSTAVVTLIEDDNEGQDTNISDYARCCHTKRGRTSYNSLYYTCLELFKFTIGMGDLEFTENYRFKSVFVILLVLYVILTYILLLNMLIALMGETVNKIAQESKSIWKLQRAITILDIENSYLNCLRHSFRSGKQVLVGITPDGQDDYRWCFRVDEVNWSTWNTNLGIINEDPGYSGDLRRNPSFSIKPGRVSGKHWKTLVPLLKDGEKRREEPHKLPEEVKLKPVLEPFFEPEDSEVLKESIPKSV; encoded by the exons ATGTCCTCCATTCTtgggaagatgaagaaatttGGCAGTTTTGACATGGAGGAATCTGAAGTGACAGATGAACACGTGGATGGGGAGGACTCTGTCCAGGAAACCCCTGACAACCCCCAGGGCCCACTCAGCACCAAGGTGCAACCACCCAAAAGCAACATTTTTGCAAGACGGGGCCGCTTTGTGATGGGGGACAGTGACAAGGACATGGCTCCCATGGACTCCTTCTGCCAGATGGATCACCTGATGGCGCCTTCTGTCATCAAATTCCATGTGAATTTGGAGAGGGGCAAACTTCACAA GCTCCTATCTACAGATTCCAtcacaggctgctcagaaaaagctttcaaattttATGACCGCAGAAGGATCTTTGATGCTGTAGCCCAAGGCAACACAAAGGACCTCAGTGACCTGCTACTCTACCTTAATAGAACCTTCAAGCATCTCACAGATGAGGAGTTCAAAG agcCTGAAACTGGCAAAACCTGTTTACTGAAAGCCATGCTGAATCTACATGATGGGAAAAATGATACCATTCCCTTGCTGCTGGATATTGCAAGGAAAACTGGAACTCTGAAAGAGTTTGTTAATGCAGAATATACTGACAACTACTACAAGG GCCAGACTGCTCTTCACATCGCCATCGAGAGGAGGAACATGTACCTGGTGAAGCTCTTGGTCCAGAATGGAGCAGATGTTCATGCCAGAGCCTGTGGGGAGTTCTTCAGGAAAATCAAAGGGAAatctggcttttattttg GAGAGCTTCCTTTGTCCCTGGCTGCCTGTACCAACCAGCTCTGCATTGTGAAATTCCTCCTGGAGAATCCCTACCAGGCAGCCAACATCACTGCTGAGGACTCCATGGGCAACATGGTCCTGCACACACTGGTGGAGATTGCAGATAACACAAAGGATAACACCAAGTTTGTAACCAAGATGTATAATAACATATTGATCCTTGGTGCCAAAATTAATCCCATCCTCAAGCTGGAAGAACTCACCAACAAGAAAGGGCTGACTCCTTTAACTCTGGCAGCCAAAACAGGAAAGATAGGG ATTTTCGCTTACATCCTCAGACGGGAGATCAAAGACCCTGAGTGCAGACACTTGTCCAGGAAGTTCACTGAATGGGCCTATGGACCTGTCCACTCCTCTCTTTATGACCTGTCCTGTATAGACACCTGTGAGAAAAATTCAGTGCTTGAGATCCTTGCCTACAGCAGTGAGACACCA AACCGTCATGAGATGCTGCTGGTGGAACCCCTTAACAGGCTGCTGCAAGACAAGTGGGACCGGTTCGTCAAGCACTTGTTTTACTTTAACTTCTTTGTCTACACCATGCACATCACCAtcctcactgcagctgcttACTACAGACCTGtacagaagaatgaaaag CCTCCCTTCACCTTTGGTTACAGCACTGGGGAATATTTTCGAGTAGCTGGAGAGATCCTGAGTGTACTGGGAGgcctatatttttttttaagaggg ATCCAGTATTTCGTGCAGAGGCGCCCATCACTCAGGACACTGATAGTTGATGGCTACAGTGAGGTTCTTTT CTTTGttcactccctgctcctgctgagctctgtggtgCTGTACTTCTGTGGCCAGGAGCTCTATGTGGCTTCCATGGTGTTCTCCTtggccctgggctgggccaACATGCTCTACTACACCCGGGGCTTCCAGCAGATGGGAATTTACTCCGTCATGATCGCCAAG ATGATTCTTAGAGATTTATGTCGCTTCATGTTTGTCTATCTTGTATTCCTCTTGGGATTTTCTACAG ctgtggtgaCTTTGATTGAAGATGACAACGAGGGGCAGGACACAAATATCTCTGACTATGCCCGGTGCTGCCACACAAAACGAGGCCGCACCTCCTACAACAGCCTCTACTACACCTGCCTGGAGCTCTTCAAGTTCACCATTGGCATGGGGGACCTGGAGTTCACAGAGAACTACAGGTTCAAGTCTGTGTTTGTCATCCTGCTGGTGCTCTATGTCATCCTCACCTACATCCTCCTGCTCAACATGCTCATTGCGCTGATGGGGGAGACTGTCAACAAAATTGCACAGGAGAGCAAGAGCATCTGGAAACTCCAG AGAGCCATCACAATCCTGGACATTGAGAACAGCTACCTGAACTGCCTGAGGCACTCATTCCGCTCTGGGAAGCAAGTCTTGGTGGGGATCACACCTGATGGCCAAGATGATTACAGATGGTGCTTCAG GGTTGATGAAGTGAACTGGTCCACGTGGAACACTAACCTGGGCATAATCAACGAAGACCCTGGGTACTCTGGGGACCTCAGACGAAATCCCAGTTTCTCCATTAAACCTGGCAGAG tttCAGGGAAGCACTGGAAAACATTGGTTCCACTTCTAAAAGATGGAGAGAAGAGGAGAGAAGAGCCTCACAAGCTGCCAGAAGAAGTCAAATTAAAACCTGTATTGGAACCTTTTTTTGAGCCAGAAGATTCTGAGGTGTTGAAAGAGTCAATTCCAAAGTCAGTCTAA